A genomic region of Brienomyrus brachyistius isolate T26 chromosome 6, BBRACH_0.4, whole genome shotgun sequence contains the following coding sequences:
- the LOC125745388 gene encoding receptor-type tyrosine-protein phosphatase V-like isoform X2 produces MLHVHLLQDFQRHCQLLAARDNAGYRLEFERLSDVGSDFSTRAGYLPANREKNRYPHILPYDHCRVKLARQNWESHLDYINASYVPGGTSERDFICTQGPLRSTQADFWRMVWEQNVHVIVMVTDCLENDRVLCEQYWPQDCAAQYDRVTVTPLFQRHCENFTSTTLQLSQAGCPTERKITHYYYRAWPDRGVPQDRAALYAFTLQVRQHLDSDPHAGPAVVHCSAGVGRSGTFVALLWLSWLCSRNIWPDVRGVVHNLRRHRMMMVQSLEQYIFIHTCLLHWMSKDVTRNGTRRGQTSRRTHEDRQTTQPCQARRPDRLEERQRLGPRNRGTVIHRLLPARLIRRLQPGFSAPWWR; encoded by the exons ATGTTGCACGTACACCTTCTGCAGGACTTCCAACGCCATTGTCAGCTGCTGGCCGCTAGGGACAATGCCGGCTACCGCTTGGAGTTTGAG cGGCTGTCTGATGTGGGCAGTGACTTCAGCACCAGGGCTGGATACCTGCCTGCCAACAGGGAGAAGAACCGATATCCTCACATCCTGCCCT ACGATCACTGTCGAGTGAAGCTGGCGCGGCAGAACTGGGAGTCGCACCTCGACTACATCAACGCCAGCTATGTGCCT GGGGGCACCTCCGAGCGAGACTTCATCTGCACTCAAGGCCCGCTGCGCAGCACGCAAGCCGACTTCTGGCGCATGGTTTGGGAACAGAACGTGCACGTGATCGTCATGGTGACTGACTGTCTGGAGAACGACAGG GTGCTATGTGAGCAGTACTGGCCCCAGGACTGTGCCGCCCAATACGACAGGGTGACGGTGACCCCGCTGTTCCAGCGCCACTGTGAAAACTTCACCAGCACCACCCTCCAATTATCCCAG GCAGGCTGCCCCACAGAGAGGAAGATCACCCACTACTACTACCGGGCCTGGCCAGACAGGGGAGTCCCACAGGACCGGGCAGCCCTGTATGCCTTCACCCTGCAGGTCCGGCAGCACCTCGACAGCGACCCGCATGCTGGCCCGGCCGTGGTCCACTGCAG TGCTGGTGTGGGCCGGTCCGGCACGTTCGTGGCTCTGCTCTGGTTGAGCTGGCTGTGCTCCCGCAACATCTGGCCGGACGTGAGAGGGGTGGTGCACAACCTGCGGAGACACCgaatgatgatggtgcaaaGCCTG GAACAGTACATATTTATCCATACCTGTCTCCTCCACTGGATGTCCAAGGATGTGACCAGGAATGGGACAAG GAGGGGGCAGACAAGCCGTAGAACACATGAGGACAGGCAGACCACACAACCGTGCCAGGCCAGGAGGCCAGACAGGCTGGAGGAGAGGCAGCGATTGGGGCCACGGAACAGAGGGACGGTCATCCACAGGCTGCTGCCCGCCAGGCTGATCCGGAGGCTACAGCCGGGCTTCTCAGCTCCATGGTGGCGGTAG
- the LOC125745388 gene encoding receptor-type tyrosine-protein phosphatase V-like isoform X1: MLHVHLLQDFQRHCQLLAARDNAGYRLEFERLSDVGSDFSTRAGYLPANREKNRYPHILPYDHCRVKLARQNWESHLDYINASYVPGGTSERDFICTQGPLRSTQADFWRMVWEQNVHVIVMVTDCLENDRACPQVLCEQYWPQDCAAQYDRVTVTPLFQRHCENFTSTTLQLSQAGCPTERKITHYYYRAWPDRGVPQDRAALYAFTLQVRQHLDSDPHAGPAVVHCSAGVGRSGTFVALLWLSWLCSRNIWPDVRGVVHNLRRHRMMMVQSLEQYIFIHTCLLHWMSKDVTRNGTRRGQTSRRTHEDRQTTQPCQARRPDRLEERQRLGPRNRGTVIHRLLPARLIRRLQPGFSAPWWR; the protein is encoded by the exons ATGTTGCACGTACACCTTCTGCAGGACTTCCAACGCCATTGTCAGCTGCTGGCCGCTAGGGACAATGCCGGCTACCGCTTGGAGTTTGAG cGGCTGTCTGATGTGGGCAGTGACTTCAGCACCAGGGCTGGATACCTGCCTGCCAACAGGGAGAAGAACCGATATCCTCACATCCTGCCCT ACGATCACTGTCGAGTGAAGCTGGCGCGGCAGAACTGGGAGTCGCACCTCGACTACATCAACGCCAGCTATGTGCCT GGGGGCACCTCCGAGCGAGACTTCATCTGCACTCAAGGCCCGCTGCGCAGCACGCAAGCCGACTTCTGGCGCATGGTTTGGGAACAGAACGTGCACGTGATCGTCATGGTGACTGACTGTCTGGAGAACGACAGG GCATGTCCTCAGGTGCTATGTGAGCAGTACTGGCCCCAGGACTGTGCCGCCCAATACGACAGGGTGACGGTGACCCCGCTGTTCCAGCGCCACTGTGAAAACTTCACCAGCACCACCCTCCAATTATCCCAG GCAGGCTGCCCCACAGAGAGGAAGATCACCCACTACTACTACCGGGCCTGGCCAGACAGGGGAGTCCCACAGGACCGGGCAGCCCTGTATGCCTTCACCCTGCAGGTCCGGCAGCACCTCGACAGCGACCCGCATGCTGGCCCGGCCGTGGTCCACTGCAG TGCTGGTGTGGGCCGGTCCGGCACGTTCGTGGCTCTGCTCTGGTTGAGCTGGCTGTGCTCCCGCAACATCTGGCCGGACGTGAGAGGGGTGGTGCACAACCTGCGGAGACACCgaatgatgatggtgcaaaGCCTG GAACAGTACATATTTATCCATACCTGTCTCCTCCACTGGATGTCCAAGGATGTGACCAGGAATGGGACAAG GAGGGGGCAGACAAGCCGTAGAACACATGAGGACAGGCAGACCACACAACCGTGCCAGGCCAGGAGGCCAGACAGGCTGGAGGAGAGGCAGCGATTGGGGCCACGGAACAGAGGGACGGTCATCCACAGGCTGCTGCCCGCCAGGCTGATCCGGAGGCTACAGCCGGGCTTCTCAGCTCCATGGTGGCGGTAG
- the LOC125745378 gene encoding transcriptional regulator QRICH1-like, whose protein sequence is MNNSVDNTVSFEEYVRQKARSVPQHRMKEFLESLASKGPEALQEFQQGGTTMVYQQGANCVYTDSTEVAGSLLELACPVQVQVQQSPQQQQPQQQQAQQVTSAQLSPQLAAAVHQASEQQIQVQVQIQGQQQAQAVGQVLQVPSPTQQQLAGSQLQTVAAGQLVQHGEITEEQLQQHQQIQAQLVTVAGGQQIQIQTVGPLSPQQQQGSPREGERRSGAGGVLQPAKKRKVDMPITVSYAIPGQQLATVLAIPQGQGQQQSYLSLRPDLLTVDSTHLYSATGTITSPTGETWTIPVYSAPARADLQQQSITHIAIPQEAYSTVHVAGSPADDKDKMVVAGKLAIGTAPGGGPVTTTTATAQEEVVQTLANTLFPAQFMNGNIHIPVAVQTVAGAYPSATQSVHIWDPQQQVVQAQGAAGQEQQQLQTQTVQLAEVETQPQAPPTLLLPNSLKPEEGLEVWRLWAQSKNADLEKDGQSRLAPIGRRQPLRFQEDLVSCAVAELNIGLSLMTQEARGLEGEPFDPDVLYYIFLCIQKYLFENGRVDDIFSDQYYLRFSQWLHRVLDGWKPSVHPLGYIIPSHVTEEMLWECKQLGAHSPATLLTTLMFFNTKYFQLKTVEQHMKVAFSKVLRHTKKNPSNPKDKSTSIRYLKGVGLHHVGQKVTDDMYAEQAEHPENPLRCPIKLYDFYLFKCPQSVKGRNDTFYLTPEPVVAPNSPIWYSTQPITREQLEHMLTRILMVREIQEVVALTSVNIH, encoded by the exons ATGAACAACTCTGTGGACAACACAGTCTCATTTGAGGAGTACGTGCGGCAGAAGGCCCGCAGCGTGCCACAGCACCGCATGAAGGAGTTCCTGGAATCGCTGGCCAGCAAaggtccagaggcactgcaggAGTTCCAGCAGGGTGGCACCACCATGGtgtaccagcagggggcgaactGCGTCTACACCGACAGCACAGAAGTGGCAGGGTCCCTGTTGGAGCTGGCCTGTCCT GTGCAGGTACAGGTCCAACAgtctccacagcaacaacagccgcAGCAGCAACAGGCGCAGCAGGTGACATCTGCACAGCTGTCCCCACAGCTGGCTGCTGCGGTGCATCAGGCCTCAGAGCAGCAGATACAAGTGCAg GTGCAAATCCAGGGCCAGCAGCAGGCGCAGGCAGTGGGACAGGTACTCCAGGTGCCCAGCCCCACCCAGCAGCAGCTGGCCGGCTCCCAGCTGCAGACGGTAGCTGCCGGCCAGCTGGTGCAACATGGTGAGATCACAgaggagcagctgcagcagcaccagcag ATCCAGGCCCAGTTGGTGACTGTGGCCGGCGGACAGCAGATCCAGATTCAGACCGTGGGGCCGCTATCACCCCAGCAGCAGCAGGGCTCCCCGCGGGAGGGGGAGCGACGCTCTGGGGCGGGGGGCGTCCTACAGCCCGCCAAAAAGCGGAAGGTGGACATGCCCATCACAGTGTCTTACGCCATCCCCGGGCAGCAGCTGGCCACCGTGCTGGCCATCCCACagggccagggccagcagcagaGCTACCTGTCCCTGCGGCCCGACCTGCTGACAGTGGACAGCACCCACCTGTACAGTGCCACTGGCACCATCACCAGCCCCACAGGCGAGACCTGGACTATCCCCGTGTACTCAGCACCGGCGCGTGCCGACCTGCAGCAGCAGAGCATCACGCACATCGCCATCCCGCAGGAAGCCTATAGCACTGTCCATGTGGCAGGCTCCCCTGCTGACGACAAGGACAAGATGGTGGTGGCCGGCAAGCTGGCCATCGGCACGGCACCGGGGGGGGGCCCTGTGACCACGACGACAGCCACTGCGCAGGAGGAGGTGGTCCAGACGCTGGCCAACACTCTGTTCCCGGCACAGTTCATGAACGGGAACATCCACATTCCTGTTGCCGTGCAGACGGTGGCCGGGGCCTACCCCAGCGCGACGCAGTCCGTCCACATCTGGGACCCCCAGCAGCAGGTGGTGCAGGCCCAGGGGGCGGCGGGACAGGAGCAGCAACAACTACAG aCTCAGACGGTGCAGCTGGCCGAGGTGGAGACGCAGCCACAGGCCCCCCCTACATTGCTCCTCCCCAACTCCCTGAAGCCCGAGGAGGGCTTGGAGGTGTGGCGCCTGTGGGCACAGAGCAAGAACGCAGACCTGGAGAAGGACGGGCAGAGCCGGCTGGCTCCCATCGGCC GGCGGCAGCCTCTGCGCTTCCAGGAGGACCTGGTCTCCTGTGCCGTGGCCGAGCTCAACATCGGCCTGTCGCTGATGACCCAGGAGGCCCGGGGGCTGGAGGGCGAGCCTTTCGATCCAGATGTGCTCTACTACATCTTCCTCTGTATACAGAAG TACCTGTTTGAAAATGGCCGGGTGGACGACATCTTCTCGGACCAGTACTACCTACGTTTTTCCCAATGGCTGCACCGTGTTCTGGATGGCTGGAAACCAAGTGTACATCCACTGG GTTACATCATCCCGAGTCATGTGACGGAGGAGATGCTGTGGGAGTGTAAACAGCTGGGTGCTCACTCGCCTGCCACTCTGCTCACCACGCTCATGTTCTTCAACACTAA GTACTTCCAGCTGAAGACGGTGGAGCAGCACATGAAGGTGGCATTCTCCAAAGTTCTTCGGCACACCAAGAAGAACCCATCGAACCCCAAGGACAAAAGCACGAGCATCCGCTACCTGAAAGGGGTAGGGCTGCATCACGTGGGCCAGAAAG TGACAGACGACATGTACGCCGAGCAGGCAGAGCACCCGGAGAACCCACTGCGCTGCCCCATCAAGCTGTACGACTTCTACCTCTTCAAGTG TCCCCAGAGTGTAAAGGGCCGCAACGACACCTTTTACCTAACACCTGAACCAGTGGTGGCACCCAACAGTCCCATATGGTACTCTACCCAGCCAATCACGCGGGAGCAACTGGAGCACATGCTCACGCGCATTCTCATGGTGCGAGAGATCCAGGAAGTCGTCGCCCTGACATCAGTAAACATTCACTAA